The Saprospiraceae bacterium genome includes a window with the following:
- a CDS encoding FtsX-like permease family protein encodes MKLYLNIASRYLTGKKTTNAINIITWISIIGMAIGTAALILILSVFNGFEGLLSGMLSNFNPDVKITLSEGKYTSRDQVQEDRLKGIKGVAQVSFVIEETCFFDYKGSQEVGIIKGVDGNYMQVTGLDSSIILGAAKFGEDTEYGLLGSQMNTKLSVNPADGFATVTAYMPSDEDKGPLAKPFNSLNFYPSGTFSVGGDIDIQYILVNYEAANNLLNLENHFSAIELRLTQDADEKKVMNELQKVLGPKFKISNRYQQDEGFIKIMNIEKWISYLIACLTLMIIAFNLVGSLWMIVLEKKKDIAILKSMGLTKNGIQMIFLLLGLLISFIGMMSGYLLGIFLYWLQKEHGLVSIPDGFLVDAYPIELRMSDFIVVTMTVLVIGLLASLLPSFRAGQVSAFVRQE; translated from the coding sequence ATGAAACTTTATTTGAATATTGCTTCAAGATACCTCACAGGCAAAAAAACGACCAATGCCATCAATATCATAACCTGGATTTCTATCATAGGTATGGCTATAGGCACTGCAGCACTCATTTTGATTTTATCTGTTTTTAACGGTTTTGAAGGATTGCTGAGCGGTATGCTCTCCAATTTTAACCCTGATGTAAAAATTACTCTCAGCGAAGGTAAATACACTTCTCGTGATCAAGTGCAGGAAGACAGATTAAAAGGTATAAAGGGTGTAGCACAAGTATCATTTGTCATAGAAGAGACTTGCTTTTTTGATTATAAAGGATCACAGGAAGTAGGTATCATAAAAGGGGTAGACGGTAACTATATGCAAGTCACCGGACTTGACAGTTCGATTATCCTGGGTGCTGCCAAGTTTGGAGAAGATACTGAATACGGCCTTTTGGGATCTCAAATGAATACAAAACTCTCAGTCAATCCTGCTGATGGCTTTGCTACTGTCACAGCGTATATGCCTTCTGATGAAGATAAGGGTCCACTTGCAAAACCATTCAATAGCCTGAATTTTTATCCTTCGGGTACTTTTTCTGTTGGTGGTGATATAGATATCCAGTATATCCTGGTCAACTATGAAGCCGCAAATAATTTACTAAACCTTGAAAATCATTTTTCAGCCATAGAACTCAGACTGACGCAGGATGCTGATGAAAAAAAGGTGATGAATGAACTGCAAAAAGTATTAGGTCCGAAATTTAAAATCAGCAACAGATACCAACAAGACGAAGGATTCATCAAAATCATGAATATCGAAAAATGGATCAGTTACCTGATAGCTTGTCTGACATTAATGATCATAGCATTCAACCTCGTGGGATCTCTGTGGATGATCGTCCTGGAAAAGAAAAAGGATATAGCCATTCTTAAGTCTATGGGCCTGACCAAAAATGGAATACAGATGATATTTCTCTTGCTGGGGTTACTCATCTCATTTATCGGTATGATGTCAGGTTATTTATTGGGTATATTTTTATACTGGTTGCAGAAAGAACACGGATTGGTCAGTATTCCGGATGGCTTTTTGGTCGATGCGTATCCGATAGAATTGAGGATGTCAGATTTTATCGTTGTTACTATGACAGTACTGGTCATAGGTCTGTTGGCATCC
- a CDS encoding type II toxin-antitoxin system ParD family antitoxin, which translates to MKRQSITFTKPNDEWLKDQVNNEEYASKSELINDLIRQARKQQVQVDFIRARLEKSEKSGFTNDSKTQILKQSKSLINGSL; encoded by the coding sequence ATGAAAAGACAAAGTATAACTTTCACTAAACCGAATGATGAATGGTTAAAAGATCAGGTGAATAATGAAGAATATGCAAGTAAAAGTGAACTCATTAATGATCTCATTCGTCAGGCAAGAAAACAACAAGTTCAGGTTGATTTTATTAGGGCTAGGTTAGAGAAATCTGAAAAGAGTGGGTTTACCAATGATTCTAAAACACAGATTTTAAAACAATCAAAGTCTTTGATTAATGGCTCATTATAA
- a CDS encoding type II toxin-antitoxin system RelE/ParE family toxin, whose amino-acid sequence MAHYKLSNLAKEDLIRIHHYGVENFGETQADKYFESFFECFELIANRPFSFESVDDIKPGYRRCVCGVDSIYFRINDEIVEIMAIIGRQDINNII is encoded by the coding sequence ATGGCTCATTATAAATTGAGTAACTTAGCAAAAGAAGACTTAATAAGAATACATCATTATGGGGTAGAAAATTTTGGAGAGACACAAGCAGATAAGTACTTTGAATCATTTTTTGAGTGTTTTGAACTAATTGCAAACCGACCTTTTTCATTTGAATCTGTCGATGATATAAAACCAGGTTACAGACGCTGCGTATGCGGTGTTGACAGTATATATTTCAGAATAAATGATGAAATTGTAGAAATAATGGCCATAATAGGAAGACAGGATATTAAT